Proteins encoded together in one Phyllostomus discolor isolate MPI-MPIP mPhyDis1 chromosome 6, mPhyDis1.pri.v3, whole genome shotgun sequence window:
- the LOC114499849 gene encoding 28S ribosomal protein S36, mitochondrial, giving the protein MMGSKMASASRVVQVVKPHTPLIRFPNRRDHPKPNVSEVLRLVGLPSHSSSVSQHFKGSKSPDWLMHQGPPDTAEIIKTLPQKYRRKPMSQEEMEFIQRGGPE; this is encoded by the coding sequence ATGATGGGCAGTAAGATGGCGTCTGCTAGCAGGGTCGTTCAGGTAGTCAAGCCACATACTCCATTAATAAGGTTCCCTAACAGAAGAGACCATCCTAAACCCAACGTATCAGAAGTTCTGAGATTAGTAGGACTACCATCTCACTCTTCTTCAGTTTCACAGCATTTTAAGGGAAGTAAATCGCCAGATTGGCTGATGCATCAGGGTCCACCAGACActgcagaaataataaaaacattacctCAGAAATATAGAAGGAAACCTATGTCTCAAGAAGAAATGGAATTTATCCAGCGTGGAGGTCCAGAATAA